The uncultured Treponema sp. genomic interval GAATACAAATCATTTTTTGAAGAAGACAAAAAAATTTTTCATGCTCAGTCAAATATTTATTTCAGTCAATGCAACGCGAACAAAGACTTGAGCCTGCACGAGCTTTTGAAAATAACTTCTGATATTGCAGTTGAAGATTACAGACAACGCGGAATGTCGCGCGAAATTTTAAAAGACAACGGATTTGGAATTCTTGTTTCAAGATGCTCATATAGAATTCACAAGTGGCCAAAAGAAAATCAGTTTATAGAAGTTGAAACTTGGGAAGAAAAACCGCAGGCACTTCAGTTTATGCGCGGCTATAAAATTCTTGATGAAAATAAAAATGTTTTAGTTTCTGGAAAATCGTCTTGGATTTTAGTCGATATAAATGAACGCCGAATTCTTCCGCTAAAAAAATTCACGTTAAGAACTCCTCCAGAATTTTCCATTGAACTTGACTGCGACAAGCCGGATAAAATTCTTCAGCCTGAAAAAAGCGAACTTTGGGACACACGGACAATAAAATTTTCAGACTTGGATGCAAACGGACACACAAACAATGCAAGATATGCGGCGTTTGTTGAAGATGCGATTCCAGAAGAATTCCGCGGAAGAAAACCAAAGGACTTTAAAATAAATTTCGCAAAGGAAGCGATGCTGAATGACAAAGTGGAAATTTTCGGCTTTAAAGAGGAAAACAAAATAACGTTCCTTGGCAAAACACCAGAATCAGTTTCTTTTGAAGCAATCATTTCGTACTAAAAAAAATCATACAGTATAATCTGAAATATCAATTTCCTTGTCGTAGCGAAGATAATAAAGAAAAGTTTTTATATCTTTTGTATCGACATGGAAAATTTCAGAGGCGGCTTTACGGTAGCAAGAAAGCTGCTCAATATAAAGTTCCGGCTTTGCGGCACGATCAGTTTTGTAGTCAACAATAAAAAGCTTTTGGTCTGAAACTTGAAAAATCAAATCCATTGAACCTGTAAAAATCGTATCGTCCATAAGAAATTTAAATTTGTTTTCAGCTTTGCAAAGCCTGCCGGAATTTTTCGCATCTGAAACTTTTTTTCCAAGTTCACTTTTTCCAAAAGCTTCACACATAGACACAACAGCCTTTAAAAGAATTTCTTTGGCTTTTTGATTTTCAGAAAATTTTTTTACAACAATTCTGTCAACGAAGTTTTCAGCATTCAAAATATTCCCAGTAGAAACAAAACATTCAAGATAAGAATGCGCAAGTTTTCCAAAGTCAGCATAATTGAATTCAGCAGAAGCAGAATCCTCTTCATTGTCTTCCAAAATATCAGAGGCGGACTTTAAAACCAAATCAACAGAAGAATATTCCTCGTTTATTTTAAATTCAGAATTTATTTTTACAGTTGTTTTTGGAAGCAATTTTTCAAGGCCGCTTGGCGTTTGAGTTTTGTCAGAAAATTCCTGAGGAAAATCAATGTCTTTTTCAAATGGAAGTTTGTAATAAAAAGCAGAAAACAGTTTTATTTTTTTCTGTCTATGCTCATCCAAATTTATTTTTTCATCCGCGCGGACTTTTGTAGAAACAGGATTAATTTTTATAAAATCAAACGGCGCGCCATTTTTGTTAAACACAGGCTCATTGCAATAAGATTTAAAAGAAAAATCGTTGTCGGCATAAAGTTCCTTCTGATAATAAAAGCGGCAAAGTTTGTGCATCAAGGAAATCGAACCGTCATACTTTTTTTCAGCATTGTCGGAATCATCAAACTTTTTTAACTCCTTGCTTCTTGAAAGGCTTCCGATCAAATACACATCTTCTTCTGCGCGTGTTATGGCAACGTAAATTTTTCTTTTTTGCTCAGCAAGTTCTCTTAAAGCAGAATCTTCCTTTTGGCGCACAGAAAAATAATTTCCGCCTTCGCCCAAAGCGCATAAGGAAACTCCAGTCGCATTTTTTTCGTCAAATCCGTCTTCATCAAAAAAGAAAGTTCCTGTTGTCTGCGTTTTAGGATTTCCCCAGATTCCAATAACAAAGACATGCTTAAACTGCAAGCCTTTGCTCTGATGAATTGTCATAATTTTTACAGCGTCTGGTTTTTCAAGTGGATAAGAAATTTCTTTTAGCTCAAGCTCAACACTTTCATCATTCATGTAAGATGAAATTTCTTTTTTCTTTGCAATTCCAAGCTGATCAACAAACCAGGAAATGCTTTTGCCTTCGTTTTCAGACTGACGCGCAGTTTCATAAAGCAAGTCAAACTGCTCTGAGTAAAGAGAGAGATTTCTGTTTAGAATTGTTTCAAAGTAATATCCCATTTTGTACCACAAAAGTTCAAGTGATTTTGTAAGGCTTTGAGAAAGAATATCATCCCGCAGTTCTTCATAAAAACTTTTTGCAGCTAAATATTTTTTCATATCGGAATCAGAAAGAGAAAGCTCGTCATTTTCTTCAAACGCGGAAAAAATAATTTCAGAATTTTTTGTTTTTTTAACTGATGCTGACAAAATATTTTGAACACCTTGCATGCTTATTCCGGCAAACGGTGAAGCAAGAAAAGCCGCAAACGCATTTGAATCAGAAGGATAAACACAAAATCTTAAAAAGCTGTAAAAGTCGTTTACAATTCCTTCCGAAAAAACATTTGTCTGACGGTCAACCGTGTAAGGAATATTGAAAAGGGAAAGATACCGTTGCAAATAAAATCTTTCTGAACGAGAATTGTCCAGAATTGCGTAATTGTTAAAGTTAGAATCAGTTTTTGAAAGTTCATAAATTTTTCTAGCTATAAAATACGCTTCTGTTTCTTTTTCGCTAAGACACTTTCCGTAGTTTACAAAATCAGCAAAATTATTTCCGTCTTCATTTTCTCCTGTATTTAAAAGGCACAAATGAACGGGAACATTGCTTGCATCAACAGAAGCTGGAAGTTCGTTTTTTTTGAGAGCATTGTGCTTGTATTCAGCTTCATAACTTTTTACATTTGCAATTCCATTTTCTTCTGAATAAAACAAAGAAGGTATTTCTGTTTCGTTCAACGGCTGATTATCATTGCAGTTTCCAAACATCAGATTAAAAGAATAAAGTAAAGGAACAGAAGAGCGGTAATTGTTTGTCATATTCAAGTTAACATTTTCTTCAGAACCAGAATTGTCTTTTAAAGATTTTTTCAGCTCATTGAACACGCTTACATCAGCTCCGCGGAATTTATAAATTGATTGTTTTTCATCTCCAACGAAAAAAAGTTTTTCTGCGGAAATATTATTTTCAAACTCAGCAAAAAATTCCGCTTCAGTCTTATTTTCAATTAAAAGTTCTTTTCCGTCATTTTCAGAAATAAGAAACAAAAGCTCCTTGTTTTTTTTGTTATTATCCTGAAACTCATCTATCATTATTTTCTTTATAAGATTTTTCTGCTGTTTTCTGATGTCCGGCTGCTCAATAAGAATCCTCAAAGCCAAATCGCCAACATCCTTAAAAGAAAGATTTCCAGAAATGCGCTTGGTGTTATTTACCTCTTCAAGAAATTCATCAAGAAGTTCGAACATTCTTTTTTGCGCGGAAAAGTTTTTTATAAAATTCACAACAGAAACAACAATAGGAATTGCTTCTCTTATTCTTTTTATAGTTTCCTTGATTTCTTTTATCGGCTCTTTGCTTCCGCCTTTGTTCATGCTTATTGAACAAAGGGAATTTACACTTAAACAAAAATCTTGCGCAACGGCAGAAAAAGAATTTACATTTTCTTCGTTTAAAGAATCAAGTGAAAAATTATTTTTGTTTTCTGTAAAATCATTTTTTTCAATTAATCCTTTCAATTCACTTACAAAAGCATTCTTTTCATCAGCTTCGTTTAAAAGTAATTTTATATTTTCAAACTGTGATTTTATAGAAGTTTCATTTTCAGCAAAAAAAGAATTCCATGCATCAATTATTTGCGCCTTTTGTATTTGAAAATTATCCGAGAAAAAATTTTTACGAGTAGCAACAGAAGTACATTCTAGCACTGGAGCAGCAAAATAACTCGCCGCAAAGTCTTCAATTTTTCCCGGCATAGAATAAACATTAAAGCATTCTTCTGTTCTATGCTTTAAAACAAACGGAAGAGCCGCATCTTCAACTGCACGGTCGCAAGATGAAGAGCCAGTTGTAAAGTCCGGACGAATTCCATAGCGGCTAGCGGCAATTCTTACAAGAGAACCGCTGTAAGCATCAAGTGTTTGAATCTTTGCATCTGCAAATTCATCCAATGCTCTTTTTGCAAGTTTTACCTGATTTGGATATTTTTCCTTGTCAAGAAATTTTACAAACGCGTTAAGCTTTTTATATATTCGATCATAGATTTCAGAAGCAGCTTCTTTTGTAAAAGTAAGAGCGAGAATATTTTTTACATGTATATTTTCATCAGTCATAAGTAAAAAAGCATAACGCAAAGCAAGAACATCAGTTTTACCAGAACCTGCGCCTGCGGAAACAACTGCGTTATCTTTTTTTGTTATTGCCTTAATCTGAAAAATATCAGGTAATTTTGAGTTAGCAGGATTTTCAGTTAAAGGTTCGTTTAAAAAATTATAATTAACATTCATAAAATTTCCTTTTTTGCAATATTAAATGATGTTCTGCAAATTGAATTAAGTCCGCACTTCATGCAGTCTTTGTAAACATTTACGCCATGCTCTTTGTCCACTTGAAAATTCTTAGGCTCAAAATCAAGTTCAGTAGATTTTTCATAAAAGTACTCTGCAAAAATTTCAAACTCGGACAAAGTTTTTTCGAAGCCTTCTCTATCTGTGTTATGGCTTCTTGCATTCGGCGTTTTTGAAATAATTTGCACAACATCAAAGTTGTCTGCAGAATCTTTTTTTATTTTATAGAACATAGCAGAGCAAACTTTCATTTCGTCGCTTTCCAAAAGTTTCACATACGAAGCCATTTGAAAATCGCCCAAAACCGGAATTGAATCCGCATTAAAAATGCAGTCTTTTATAGAAGGCGCAGAACCAGTTTTATAATCAATAATAAAAAGTTCATCAGGCTCATCAGGATTTAAAAGCACGCAGTCAATCTTTCCAAAGAAGTCAAACTGATCTGAACTGCAAGGAACTTCTTTTTCAAGCTCAACGCCTTCAATAAAATATCCGCCGAAACTTTTATTTCCTTTTTTACTGGAATAATCCGGCAATGCGCAAAATTGTTTAAAAAACAAAAATACATTTTTACAGATAAGTTCTTTCTGGCTTTCAATAATTTTTAGAGCAAGCGGACTCCTTGAAAAACCTGCATGAAGCTTAGCTTCATCAAAAGCAGAAAAAATCAACTGTTCTATCTGCCCGGAAGTTTCTTCATTGAAGACAGGAATTTTTCCTTTGTAAATTCCATTTTTATCCTGAAAATTTTTGCATACAAGTTCAATTATTTTATGAATAAGAACGCCGGCTTCGTAATTTTTTATAAGGTCTACATCTAAAGAATCTTCTCTTAAACTTAAAACTTTTGTAAAAATAAATTTTCTTGGGCAAGGGAAAAAACTTTTTAATTCAGTCTGAGAAATTTTTACTCGTTCAGGATTTGAATTTTTTCCTTTATCTTTTAGCTCAGCATTGATTTTATTTTTTAGTGAATCAGATATGCAAGAAGAATCACCTGATGCAAAAATATTTTTCCAGTTATAAAAAGATTTCTGCTGCATTTCTGAAAAAACACGTTCCGAAACAACTCCATCTTTAAAGTCATTTTTTTCATTGTTAATAAAATCAAATTGTTCAAGAACTTTTTCACCTTCCTGCTCACAAGATTCAAGCGCAGTATGCATGATTGCAGAACCAGAAAATGATTTTTTTGACGCAGAAAAAAACACCTGCTTGTTTTTTAAATTTCTTTGCTGAGCACAATAGAGTTTTATAAAATCAACAGAAGCATCTTTTTCATTTAATTCAAGCAATGCACGTTTTTCAACATCATTTATAAATCCAAGTTTTCTAAAAGGAACTGAAATATCTCTTTGAGTCGCATTTATTACAAATTGATATTCAAAATCCGCGCAAACAGAAAGTCTATAAGGAAAAATATTAACTCCATATTTTTTTTCATTAGGCGTATATGTTTTCTGATTAATTTCATTTATAAAAAAATCAAATGTAGAATTTAATTTGTAATTTATTTTTGAAAGATAATCATGTTCAATAGACACAAGGTTATTTAAATCAGTAATTATTCGTCCTAAAATTTTATCTGTTGTTGCATAACGCTCTTCGCTAAATTTTTTTTCATCAATAAATTTGCTTTTAAAATTGTCCCATGCAAATTTCAATTTTTGAAAACTAGTTGCATTTTCAAATTGCAAAACAGCATCTTTGATTTTTAGATAAAATTCTTTTTCCACGCTTTCATCACCAAGCGAAGAAAGCCATATATCATTTATGGATTCATCTTCTTCATAGCAGCACACACATCTTTTTTCATTTCCTGCTCTTACAAGACGTTCATTTAAATCAAAATTTTTCCACGGAATATATCCATCAAGCAAAAACGAACGCACACTGTCATAAGAAAAGTTGGAAGAAGCGCAGTCTTTTATTTTCTGAAAAATATCTCCTCCGCAATTTTTTGTATACGGAACTCCGGCGCGCACAGTGAACGGAACAGAATAAATTGAAAGTTCTCTTTCCAAATAAGGCCTGATATTTTCTAAGTCAGGAACATTGACAGCCACAGTACGCAAGTCAATTTTTTCAAGATACAACTGTCTAAGCTTAAGAGCAAGCATTCTAATTTCTTTCCGCGCATCATTATAAAAAACACACTTGCCACTCTGCGCATTCTTGGGAATACGAACCAACGTTACATTTTTTTCTGTGCAAAGAATATTTTGGAATTCCGCAAAGTCTTCAAGAATTTCTGGATAAAAAATAAAAATTTGCTTTTCATTCTTCTTGAAATTTGAATCCAGATAAGAAGGCTCGTAAAAATTGTTTTGCTTCAAAAATTCTTTGTAAAGCTCAAAAAGTTTTTTATAGTCATTATCTTCATCATCAGGAATTTTTCCTGTGGCGCAATATTTTTTAAACTGCTCATTCCAAAGTTTTAATGACGGAAGAATCTTTGCAATCCAGTCTGTAAAGCTAAAAACATTGTCCTTGAACTCTGGCGCAGAAGAAACAATCCTTTTAAAGAAATGTCGCTCATTATTTTCTGAAAGAATTTTCTGAACAAAAACTTTCCGCACAGCAGGAGGAATACAAATAAGATTTTCATCGGCAGCTTTTAAATAATCAGACTTGAATTTATCCCACGCCGTAAACTGGTCAAGGTTAAAAGCCCGCACACCAGATTCATC includes:
- a CDS encoding UvrD-helicase domain-containing protein, yielding MNVNYNFLNEPLTENPANSKLPDIFQIKAITKKDNAVVSAGAGSGKTDVLALRYAFLLMTDENIHVKNILALTFTKEAASEIYDRIYKKLNAFVKFLDKEKYPNQVKLAKRALDEFADAKIQTLDAYSGSLVRIAASRYGIRPDFTTGSSSCDRAVEDAALPFVLKHRTEECFNVYSMPGKIEDFAASYFAAPVLECTSVATRKNFFSDNFQIQKAQIIDAWNSFFAENETSIKSQFENIKLLLNEADEKNAFVSELKGLIEKNDFTENKNNFSLDSLNEENVNSFSAVAQDFCLSVNSLCSISMNKGGSKEPIKEIKETIKRIREAIPIVVSVVNFIKNFSAQKRMFELLDEFLEEVNNTKRISGNLSFKDVGDLALRILIEQPDIRKQQKNLIKKIMIDEFQDNNKKNKELLFLISENDGKELLIENKTEAEFFAEFENNISAEKLFFVGDEKQSIYKFRGADVSVFNELKKSLKDNSGSEENVNLNMTNNYRSSVPLLYSFNLMFGNCNDNQPLNETEIPSLFYSEENGIANVKSYEAEYKHNALKKNELPASVDASNVPVHLCLLNTGENEDGNNFADFVNYGKCLSEKETEAYFIARKIYELSKTDSNFNNYAILDNSRSERFYLQRYLSLFNIPYTVDRQTNVFSEGIVNDFYSFLRFCVYPSDSNAFAAFLASPFAGISMQGVQNILSASVKKTKNSEIIFSAFEENDELSLSDSDMKKYLAAKSFYEELRDDILSQSLTKSLELLWYKMGYYFETILNRNLSLYSEQFDLLYETARQSENEGKSISWFVDQLGIAKKKEISSYMNDESVELELKEISYPLEKPDAVKIMTIHQSKGLQFKHVFVIGIWGNPKTQTTGTFFFDEDGFDEKNATGVSLCALGEGGNYFSVRQKEDSALRELAEQKRKIYVAITRAEEDVYLIGSLSRSKELKKFDDSDNAEKKYDGSISLMHKLCRFYYQKELYADNDFSFKSYCNEPVFNKNGAPFDFIKINPVSTKVRADEKINLDEHRQKKIKLFSAFYYKLPFEKDIDFPQEFSDKTQTPSGLEKLLPKTTVKINSEFKINEEYSSVDLVLKSASDILEDNEEDSASAEFNYADFGKLAHSYLECFVSTGNILNAENFVDRIVVKKFSENQKAKEILLKAVVSMCEAFGKSELGKKVSDAKNSGRLCKAENKFKFLMDDTIFTGSMDLIFQVSDQKLFIVDYKTDRAAKPELYIEQLSCYRKAASEIFHVDTKDIKTFLYYLRYDKEIDISDYTV
- a CDS encoding acyl-ACP thioesterase domain-containing protein, producing the protein MEYKSFFEEDKKIFHAQSNIYFSQCNANKDLSLHELLKITSDIAVEDYRQRGMSREILKDNGFGILVSRCSYRIHKWPKENQFIEVETWEEKPQALQFMRGYKILDENKNVLVSGKSSWILVDINERRILPLKKFTLRTPPEFSIELDCDKPDKILQPEKSELWDTRTIKFSDLDANGHTNNARYAAFVEDAIPEEFRGRKPKDFKINFAKEAMLNDKVEIFGFKEENKITFLGKTPESVSFEAIISY
- a CDS encoding PD-(D/E)XK nuclease family protein, with the protein product MNFSEEKISEIIAANIKNIDSLFVFPTDVVQTSWINWAVKNPDESGVRAFNLDQFTAWDKFKSDYLKAADENLICIPPAVRKVFVQKILSENNERHFFKRIVSSAPEFKDNVFSFTDWIAKILPSLKLWNEQFKKYCATGKIPDDEDNDYKKLFELYKEFLKQNNFYEPSYLDSNFKKNEKQIFIFYPEILEDFAEFQNILCTEKNVTLVRIPKNAQSGKCVFYNDARKEIRMLALKLRQLYLEKIDLRTVAVNVPDLENIRPYLERELSIYSVPFTVRAGVPYTKNCGGDIFQKIKDCASSNFSYDSVRSFLLDGYIPWKNFDLNERLVRAGNEKRCVCCYEEDESINDIWLSSLGDESVEKEFYLKIKDAVLQFENATSFQKLKFAWDNFKSKFIDEKKFSEERYATTDKILGRIITDLNNLVSIEHDYLSKINYKLNSTFDFFINEINQKTYTPNEKKYGVNIFPYRLSVCADFEYQFVINATQRDISVPFRKLGFINDVEKRALLELNEKDASVDFIKLYCAQQRNLKNKQVFFSASKKSFSGSAIMHTALESCEQEGEKVLEQFDFINNEKNDFKDGVVSERVFSEMQQKSFYNWKNIFASGDSSCISDSLKNKINAELKDKGKNSNPERVKISQTELKSFFPCPRKFIFTKVLSLREDSLDVDLIKNYEAGVLIHKIIELVCKNFQDKNGIYKGKIPVFNEETSGQIEQLIFSAFDEAKLHAGFSRSPLALKIIESQKELICKNVFLFFKQFCALPDYSSKKGNKSFGGYFIEGVELEKEVPCSSDQFDFFGKIDCVLLNPDEPDELFIIDYKTGSAPSIKDCIFNADSIPVLGDFQMASYVKLLESDEMKVCSAMFYKIKKDSADNFDVVQIISKTPNARSHNTDREGFEKTLSEFEIFAEYFYEKSTELDFEPKNFQVDKEHGVNVYKDCMKCGLNSICRTSFNIAKKEIL